GCCTGCACCGGGGCCATTTCCCGACGACAGCCGCCCGCGTGAGCGAGCAACAGGGCCAGACTTACCAATCCAGATATCCCGCGCATGACCATCCCATCCCGGTAGTAATACATTGTATTACAACCATCGTCGGCCGCCAACCGCGGCGATCGGGGGTAAAAACACTGAAACGGGCCGGCCATGGCCAGACCCGTTTCGGTGACCGAATGCAAAGGAGAGGTAGAGGTTTGTACGCTTAAGCGCCGCGGCGGTTCGCGCCTACAGATCCGTCAGGATGCGTTCGGCCGCGATCTCGAGCTTGTCGGGGGACTCATACGTCCCATTGAGAATGGCGTTTCGAACCTCGACGATCTTGCGGGCGCGGGCCTCCGGCAATTCCGCCAGCCGACTCAGGAAATCGGCCAGTTCCGAGATCTCTACGCTGTCCTCCAGAACGGCGGCGTTGCCGGAATCCATGCGTTCAAAAGCGTGATTCGCGAAATCGCGAAGGGTGGGTGACGTTGCCAGGGTGCCGATCGTGTTAATCTCGTTCATGACATACCTCGCCGAAACTTGCCGATAAAATCA
Above is a window of Phycisphaerae bacterium DNA encoding:
- a CDS encoding flagellar biosynthesis anti-sigma factor FlgM, with amino-acid sequence MNEINTIGTLATSPTLRDFANHAFERMDSGNAAVLEDSVEISELADFLSRLAELPEARARKIVEVRNAILNGTYESPDKLEIAAERILTDL